A section of the Prochlorococcus sp. MIT 1341 genome encodes:
- the secA gene encoding preprotein translocase subunit SecA: MLKHLLGDPNNRKLRRYQPIVTDINLLEEEISSLSDQDLCAKTADFRKRLEEAENLQVQRARLDELLPDAFAVVREASKRVLGMRHFDVQLIGGMVLHEGQIGEMKTGEGKTLVATLPCYLNALTGRGVHVVTVNDYLARRDAEWMGQVHRFLGLTVGLIQQDMSPSERRKNYLCDITYATNSELGFDYLRDNMATDSTEVVQRDFHYCVIDEVDSILIDEARTPLIISGQVERPQEKYEKAAELVSQLERSPEIGKDGIDPDGDYEVDEKQRSCTLTDQGFAKAEKLLNVGDLYDPADPWAHYITNALKAKELFVKDVNYIVRDGDAVIVDEFTGRVMPGRRWSDGQHQAIEAKENLPVQPETQTLASITYQNFFLLYPRLAGMTGTAKTEEVEFEKTYKLETTVIPTNRPTSREDLVDQVYKTEAAKWRAVAQETVHIHKKLRPVLVGTTSVEKSELLSTLLSEQNIPHNLLNAKPENVEREAEIVAQAGRSGAVTIATNMAGRGTDIILGGNSDYMARLKLREVLMPRLVKPEDGHRPPVPIQNRGSNVSGFGEKEKPLTESKLTSTNTSKAIDSLYPCQLTEEIDKLLGDLASDLVKTWGDRSLSLIELEDRISTAAEKAPTDDQKIADLRSAIAKVKAEYDVVVQQEESAVRQAGGLHVIGTERHESRRVDNQLRGRSGRQGDPGSTRFFLSLGDNLLRIFGGDRVAGLMNAFRVEEDMPIESGMLTRSLEGAQKKVETYYYDIRKQVFEYDEVMNNQRRAVYSERRRVLEGIGLKTQVIGYGERTVDDIVEAYVNPDLPPEEWDLERLVAKMQEFVYLLSDLTPDQIRGLGVEELKLFLREQLRNAYDIKESQIEQERPGFMREAERFFILQQIDTLWREHLQAMDALRESVGLRGYGQKDPLIEYKNEGYDMFLEMMMNMRRNVIYSMFMFQPAPPQESTTA, encoded by the coding sequence ATGCTCAAGCATCTTCTTGGTGATCCGAATAACCGCAAGTTGCGGCGTTATCAGCCCATTGTCACTGATATCAACCTTTTAGAAGAGGAAATTTCCTCGTTATCAGATCAAGATTTATGTGCAAAAACCGCTGATTTTCGAAAGAGGTTAGAGGAGGCAGAAAATCTTCAAGTGCAGCGTGCTCGACTGGATGAGCTTTTGCCTGATGCTTTTGCAGTTGTCAGGGAAGCAAGTAAACGTGTTTTAGGCATGCGTCATTTTGACGTGCAGTTAATTGGTGGAATGGTTCTTCATGAAGGGCAGATTGGAGAGATGAAGACTGGTGAGGGGAAAACGCTTGTTGCAACACTTCCCTGCTATTTAAATGCTTTAACAGGTAGGGGTGTGCATGTAGTTACGGTGAATGATTATTTAGCCCGCCGCGATGCAGAGTGGATGGGTCAAGTACACAGGTTTCTTGGATTAACTGTTGGGCTTATTCAGCAAGATATGAGCCCTTCAGAAAGGCGTAAAAATTATTTGTGTGATATTACTTATGCAACTAATTCCGAACTTGGTTTTGATTATCTACGCGATAATATGGCTACAGATAGTACAGAGGTTGTTCAAAGAGATTTTCATTATTGTGTAATTGATGAAGTAGATTCAATTCTGATAGATGAGGCACGAACACCTCTAATTATCTCAGGTCAGGTTGAGAGGCCACAAGAAAAATATGAAAAAGCTGCAGAATTAGTTTCTCAATTAGAACGTTCTCCTGAAATTGGAAAAGATGGAATCGACCCAGATGGTGACTATGAAGTTGATGAAAAACAGCGCAGTTGTACCCTCACTGATCAAGGCTTTGCAAAGGCAGAGAAGCTTTTGAATGTTGGTGACTTATATGACCCTGCAGATCCCTGGGCACACTACATAACAAATGCTTTAAAAGCAAAAGAACTGTTTGTTAAAGATGTTAATTATATTGTTCGTGATGGTGATGCAGTAATTGTTGATGAATTTACTGGACGTGTTATGCCAGGTAGACGTTGGAGTGATGGCCAGCATCAGGCTATTGAGGCTAAAGAGAATTTACCTGTTCAACCTGAAACACAGACTCTTGCATCAATAACTTACCAGAATTTCTTTTTGCTATATCCACGATTGGCTGGGATGACGGGTACAGCAAAGACTGAGGAAGTAGAATTTGAGAAGACCTATAAACTCGAAACTACTGTTATTCCTACAAATAGGCCTACTTCTAGAGAGGATTTGGTTGATCAAGTTTATAAAACAGAGGCTGCAAAATGGAGGGCTGTGGCTCAGGAAACTGTTCATATACATAAAAAGCTACGTCCGGTCTTAGTTGGAACAACAAGTGTTGAGAAAAGCGAGCTTTTAAGCACTCTTTTGTCTGAGCAAAATATTCCTCATAACTTACTTAATGCTAAGCCAGAAAATGTTGAGCGTGAGGCTGAAATTGTTGCTCAAGCAGGTCGATCTGGAGCAGTTACTATTGCAACCAATATGGCTGGAAGAGGTACAGATATTATTTTAGGAGGTAATAGTGATTATATGGCTAGACTTAAATTGAGAGAGGTTTTAATGCCTAGACTCGTTAAACCTGAAGATGGCCATAGGCCTCCTGTACCCATTCAAAATCGTGGTTCAAATGTATCGGGTTTTGGAGAGAAGGAGAAGCCCTTAACTGAATCAAAATTGACTTCTACTAATACATCAAAAGCAATAGATAGCTTATACCCCTGTCAATTAACTGAAGAAATTGACAAGTTACTTGGTGACTTGGCAAGTGACTTAGTAAAGACTTGGGGTGACAGGTCTTTGAGCTTGATAGAGTTAGAGGATCGTATATCGACGGCTGCTGAAAAGGCTCCTACTGATGACCAGAAAATTGCTGACCTAAGAAGTGCAATTGCCAAGGTTAAGGCTGAGTACGATGTTGTTGTTCAACAGGAAGAATCTGCGGTTAGACAAGCAGGGGGTTTACATGTAATTGGCACTGAAAGGCATGAATCTCGTAGGGTAGATAATCAACTAAGGGGTCGTTCTGGTAGACAAGGCGATCCTGGAAGTACACGCTTCTTTTTATCTCTCGGAGATAATCTTTTGCGAATTTTTGGAGGTGATCGAGTTGCGGGATTAATGAATGCTTTTCGTGTTGAAGAAGATATGCCAATCGAGTCCGGGATGCTTACTCGTTCATTAGAAGGTGCTCAGAAGAAGGTAGAGACCTATTACTATGACATCCGAAAACAAGTTTTTGAATATGATGAAGTCATGAATAATCAGCGGAGAGCTGTTTACTCTGAGCGGAGAAGAGTTCTTGAAGGTATCGGACTAAAAACCCAGGTTATTGGTTATGGAGAAAGGACAGTTGATGATATCGTCGAAGCTTACGTAAACCCTGATCTTCCCCCTGAAGAGTGGGACCTTGAACGATTAGTCGCCAAAATGCAAGAGTTTGTTTATTTATTAAGTGACTTAACGCCAGACCAAATACGAGGTTTAGGGGTGGAGGAACTCAAGCTATTTTTACGAGAACAATTACGTAATGCATATGATATTAAGGAATCTCAAATAGAGCAGGAAAGACCTGGCTTTATGAGGGAAGCCGAAAGATTTTTTATCCTTCAACAAATTGATACTTTATGGCGTGAACATTTGCAAGCTATGGATGCTTTAAGAGAGTCAGTTGGGTTAAGAGGATATGGGCAAAAAGATCCTTTAATTGAGTACAAGAATGAGGGATATGATATGTTCTTAGAGATGATGATGAACATGCGGAGGAATGTAATTTATTCGATGTTTATGTTCCAACCTGCACCGCCCCAGGAATCTACAACGGCATGA